From the genome of Reinekea thalattae:
GGTTCGGCAATGTTCTGTGAAAGCTCACCGCCAGCTTTTTTGACAAAACCTGCGCAACGGCTGGCAATGTTAACGAACTTGTTAACCAAGTCTGTATTCACACGCTGGACAAAGTCTTCTAGATTTAGGTCAATGTCTTCCGTGGTAGAGCCGAGCTTAGCAGCATAATAGTAGCGTAACGCTTCTGGGCTTAAGTGTTTTAAGAAGGTGCTGGCCATAATGAAGGTGCCGCGAGACTTAGACAGTTTTTCACCGTTAACGGTAATAAAGCCATGCGCGAAAACGCCGTTAGGGGTTTTAAACTCTGCGCTGGTCAGTACGGCAGGCCAAAATAAGGCATGGAAGTTAATGATGTCTTTGCCGATAAAATGGTACAGCTCGGCATCGGCGTCCTTTGCCCAAAAGTCGTCAAAGTCGAGGCCTTCGGTACGGTTACACAAATCCTGAAAACTGGCCATGTAACCGATAGGCGCATCCAGCCAAACATAAAAATACTTGCCTGGGGCATTAGGGATTTCAAAGCCAAAGTAGGGCGCATCACGAGAAATATCCCAAGCTTGCAAGCCTGAGTCGAGCCATTCCGAAAGCTTGTTGGCAACACTGGTTTGCAAGGTGCCAGAGCGAGTCCACTGTTGCAACATGTCTTGGAATTGTGGCAAATCAAAAAAGTAATGCTCAGATTCTTTTTCGACTGGTGTTGCTCCGGTATAGGCTGATTTCGGGTTGATCAGTTCGTTGGCTTCGTAAGTCGCCGAGCAAACTTCACAGGCATCGCCGTATTGGTCTTCGGCTTTACACTTAGGGCAGGTGCCTTTTACAAAGCGGTCGGCTAAGAAAATCTGTTTTTCAGGGTCGTACAGCTGGCGAATCGTTTTAACGGTGATGTGACCGTTTTCTTTTAAACGATTGTAGATCAACGAAGAAAGCTCACGGTTCTCATTCGAATGAGTGCTGTAATAGTTGTCGTGACCAATTAGAAAGCCTTCAGAATCCGCTTTATGGTCGGCATTCATTTTGTCGATCCATTGCTCCGCTGTAACACCTTCTTTTTCGGCTCGCAGCATTACCGCGGTGCCGTGGGTGTCATCGGCACAGACATAAATACATTGGTGGCCCATACTTTTTTGGAAACGCACCCAGATATCGGTTTGGATCTGTTCCATCATATGACCTAAATGAAGTGGGCCATTAGCGTATGGAAGGGCACTGGTAACGAGAATTTTTCGTTGACCAGAGTTCTGTGGAGCAGCGTTTTGTAGGGCAGTCATATGCGCGACTTGTATCCTCTATCTAATTGTTCTGAAACTCAGGTGACATCCCTAAGCTCAGAGGTATCTTTAATGTAGCCAGCTATTCTAACCTGAAGCCGCTTGAGTCGTCATCCATTGTGCGATAAGCAGTTGGCTAATATTTGCGTTCTGTGCCGTAAGCAGTGACAATTGCCGCCATTTTAACGACGAGTATTTATTAAGATCGGTCGTTTACTTATTTTTAGACTCAAAAAGGAATCGAACGTGGTTATACCTGTATTATTAGCTGGCGGTGTGGGAAGTCGTTTATGGCCGTTATCGCGAGAGCTCTATCCTAAGCAATGCATTAACCTGTTTGACCCAACTAAAAGTTTAATTCAACAAACCGCAGAGCGGGCGCAAACGGCCAAGCTTGCTGAGCCGATCGTGGTTTGTAACGATGAACATCGGTTTCTTATAGCACAGCAATTGGCGGAAGCTGATATCAAGGCCGACATTATCCTTGAGCCTAGCGGTAAAAATACCGCTCCAGCCATCGCATTGGCTGCTTTTAGAGCGCTGGCTCTTGACCCAGAAGCAGTTTTGGTTGTGTTGCCAGCCGATCATGTCATTAAAGATCAGGCGCAATTTAACGCAGCATTAAAGCAGGCAGTTAGTGAAGCGAAAAAAGGCAAACTAGTCACTTTTGGTGTTAAGCCTGCCTATGCCGAGACTGGTTACGGTTATATTCAAGCCGAGCAACAAGGCTGTGTTAGCGCGGTACGCGCCTTTAAAGAAAAGCCCGATGCTGCAACTGCCGAGCAATACCTAGCAGCGGGTAATTATTATTGGAATTCAGGTATGTTTGTCTTTAGTGCTCAAAGTTACCTGAGTGAGTTGCAAAGTCTGCAGGCCGACATTTTTAACGCTACCGAACAAGCCTATAAAGAACATAACATCGATCTGGACTTTATCCGTGTCGGTGCTGAAGCCTTTGCGCAATCGCCAGCCGATTCTATCGATTACGCCATTATGGAAAAAACCGATAAGGCCGTGGTTGTACCTTACCATGGCGACTGGAACGATATTGGCGCATGGG
Proteins encoded in this window:
- the metG gene encoding methionine--tRNA ligase, whose product is MTALQNAAPQNSGQRKILVTSALPYANGPLHLGHMMEQIQTDIWVRFQKSMGHQCIYVCADDTHGTAVMLRAEKEGVTAEQWIDKMNADHKADSEGFLIGHDNYYSTHSNENRELSSLIYNRLKENGHITVKTIRQLYDPEKQIFLADRFVKGTCPKCKAEDQYGDACEVCSATYEANELINPKSAYTGATPVEKESEHYFFDLPQFQDMLQQWTRSGTLQTSVANKLSEWLDSGLQAWDISRDAPYFGFEIPNAPGKYFYVWLDAPIGYMASFQDLCNRTEGLDFDDFWAKDADAELYHFIGKDIINFHALFWPAVLTSAEFKTPNGVFAHGFITVNGEKLSKSRGTFIMASTFLKHLSPEALRYYYAAKLGSTTEDIDLNLEDFVQRVNTDLVNKFVNIASRCAGFVKKAGGELSQNIAEPELLAEVIAAKANIAELYEAREYSKAIREIMALVDKANEYIQAKAPWALAKEEGKEQEVLDICSMGIHLFRALAIYLGPVLPNLTEKARTFLNVDSLNFTDLEQTLTGHAINKFKPLMTRIEMTQVEALIEETKQDVAREAAKGKAAPAAEQNKKADKKAKSSDTKPAGEGDGPIDFNDFAKVDLRIAKVLEANHVEGADKLLQLQLDVGNGETRQVFSGIKSHYQPEDLIGKNLVLVYNLAPRKMRFGMSEGMVLAAGEGKDLWIMEGDVNIPPGTRIS
- a CDS encoding mannose-1-phosphate guanylyltransferase/mannose-6-phosphate isomerase — translated: MVIPVLLAGGVGSRLWPLSRELYPKQCINLFDPTKSLIQQTAERAQTAKLAEPIVVCNDEHRFLIAQQLAEADIKADIILEPSGKNTAPAIALAAFRALALDPEAVLVVLPADHVIKDQAQFNAALKQAVSEAKKGKLVTFGVKPAYAETGYGYIQAEQQGCVSAVRAFKEKPDAATAEQYLAAGNYYWNSGMFVFSAQSYLSELQSLQADIFNATEQAYKEHNIDLDFIRVGAEAFAQSPADSIDYAIMEKTDKAVVVPYHGDWNDIGAWAALYDLNEKDDNGNVLFGDVLTHEASGNYIRSENQLIAAVGVENLAVIATKDAVAIVPRERAQDVKHIVQQLKDAGRTEHEIHTKVHRPWGSYETINLGNRYHVKNIMVKPGEKLSVQKHHHRAEHWIVVSGTASVTIDDSVQMVTENQSVYIPLGAVHALENPGKIPLELIEVQTGAYLGEDDIIRLTDRYGRV